A single region of the Vicia villosa cultivar HV-30 ecotype Madison, WI linkage group LG4, Vvil1.0, whole genome shotgun sequence genome encodes:
- the LOC131595106 gene encoding uncharacterized protein LOC131595106: MAENPPETVSFSSQPSSHAPSSSSSQKSPQDPPQPQAPELSNFPQFPGGYYQMFPGMHPALIPGLTQPQIEEHGNRGAGIYAVPVNPFDRHVTGLPYTTLIPLTYRTPTPSSEAAAAGENQGQAAQHPQQQQAAPQRQVVVRRFQIAFQIDLLLMLKLAAVIFLFNQDGSRQRLFVLVLFAVLVYLYQTGALTPIIRWLSQNMQRAAAPPRPPRPAARAENVPPAARLEGDNAAPAEAQPEAAIGNQPANEADRAIENENVAEADRGNGGGNQWWGIVKEIKMIVFGFITSLLPGFHNHMD, translated from the exons ATGGCAGAAAATCCTCCCGAAACGGTGTCGTTTAGTTCCCAACCTTCTTCTCAtgctccatcttcttcctcttcgCAGAAATCGCCACAAGATCCACCCCAG CCTCAGGCCCCTGAACTTTCCAATTTCCCGCAATTTCCGGGAGGATATTATCAAATGTTTCCTGGTATGCACCCTGCATTGATTCCAGGGTTGACTCAGCCACAAATTGAGGAACATGGGAACCGTGGAGCTGGCATATATGCTGTTCCTGTTAATCCTTTTGATAGACATGTTACTGGACTTCCATATACCACTCTGATTCCGTTGACATACCGTACACCCAC GCCCAGTTCTGAAGCTGCTGCTGCCGGTGAAAATCAGGGGCAAGCAGCCCAGCATCCTCAGCAGCAACAGGCTGCACCTCAGAGACAAGTTGTTGTTAGGAGATTTCAAATTgcatttcaaattgatttgctACTAATGTTGAAGCTGGCAGCTGTGATctttttgttcaaccaagatggATCAAGGCAGAGGCTTTTTGTTCTTGTTTTATTTGCTGTTCTTGTATATTT ATACCAAACTGGAGCTCTGACACCAATTATAAGATGGCTTTCACAAAATATGCAGAGAGCTGCAGCACCTCCTCGTCCACCAAGACCTGCAGCCAGGGCTGAAAATGTACCTCCTGCTGCAAGGTTGGAGGGTGACAATGCTGCTCCAGCAG AGGCTCAACCTGAAGCTGCCATTGGGAACCAGCCTGCCAACGAAGCTGACCGTGCAATTGAGAATGAGAACGTCGCAGAAGCTGACAGAGGCAATGGTGGTGGCAACCAGTGGTGGGGGATTGTAAAGGAGATCAAGATGATTGTTTTTGGATTCATCACTTCCCTGCTCCCTGGATTCCACAATCATATGGATTGA